The Anopheles gambiae chromosome 2, idAnoGambNW_F1_1, whole genome shotgun sequence genomic sequence AAATCTGGACTTTGGCTTAACTTTGAAGATAGAGAGTAGAGGAGTGTTGCATCAAAATGAGAATAAATATATTTCCCCTTCATTATCTTTAGATAAACAGCAAGATATTTTGCAtattattttaggaatttcCGTTATCACTTTGCTCATTCGAAGAGGCTTTTCTAGTCGAGACACAAACCCCGATTTCAGCTGACAAATTTACAGTGTAACAACTGCAGCTGTCATCGCAGTTCAAGGACGTTTGGGTTTGTTTGGATCGGCGGAGTGGGGAGGGGGGCAGATTAAACTGTCATCCAGTTGTTTACACCGGGGAAGGAAGCGTTGTTTCGCGCTCGTTTTAATTTCGTGTGTTAAAAAGGTGTAAATTACAGGCTAAAGCCTTCCCAAAGCGATGGACAACGATCGGTTAACGCAGCTGCCCATGTCCCGGATTCGAACGGTCATGAAAACCTCGCCCGACATGGGAAACATCAATCCCGAAGCACTGTTTCTCATGTGCCGCTCAGCAGTACGTAGCAACAGCCAGCCGCGCGTGGCGTGCCACTCTGCAATCGCAAGGAACCTTCAATCACATGCTCACATCCGGTTTCCCCCCTTTCACAGGAAATGTTTATCGAGTATATGGCGAAGGGAGCGCACCGGCAGGGCAAGAAATCGCTCGAGTACAAAGATCTGGCCAAGTGTGTGGAGGAGGACGACAATCTGGAGTTTCTGTCGCAGATCCTGCCGAAGAAGATCACCGTGAAGGAGTATAAAACGTTGATGGCAAAGAAACGGGACACGGACGATGATACGGACAGCGAGGAGGAGGCGGATGAAGAATCGGGCAATGAAGAGGCGAATgcggacgatgacgacgatgatgatgatgatgatgtggtgGAGATAgtggacgatgacgacgaggacgaggatgaCAACAAGAAGAAGGTGCGGCAGGAGCAGGCAGACAGCGAGGATTCGGCGTCGGACAGTGGAGAAAGCAATAGCGTGATATCGATCGACTCCAGCTCGGACGAGAAGGAGAATTCCAAAAACGTTAGCAATAAGAAATCGCCGGTAAAGCACAAAACTGGCGATTCGCCATAGAGGAAAAGGTGCGTCGAACGGGGCAGGGGGCTTAACAAGGGAGGGATCTTTAATTTAGGGACTGATTTAGTCAGGTTCACGCTGCGTGCGGGACATTTCTGTACGTATTGCGGTGTAACTGAAACTTTTAAATTGAACGTTGGGGTGTTGGACCAGCCGGGTGAGACACTCCCAATCGTTAATTTTAATTCAGGAGCTGAGGATAACCGCTTTTGTACCATAATTTGACCTTTTTTTGcagtataatttatttaaacaacAGTTAACGAACTGCCGTTCATTCGAGCgtgcaaaacaaacgaaacaaatagGTAGGATGGCCGCAGAAAACGTGTAGCAAGGTTCCAACTGTATTGTAATATTCCAAAATCtctaacaaaacaataaatcacTGTTATAAAATGCATCTTTTGAAAAAGTTCCCTattttttaacgaaaaattTAACTTTTGCAGTGCAGGGAGCTAGCTCATCACATCCGCATCGAGCGAGTAACCCTGCATCGGCCAACCGAACCACGAAACGTCAAAGTCCGAGATGTCAACAATCCCCGTGGTGATGTGTTTCAATAGTTTCGTCCGGTGCCGTGTACATTAGTGTAAATATCCGTTTTATGTTGTAAGTTTTACCACTAACGCTGGGTAAGGATGTCCGATAGCAAAAGCAGCGTGGACGAGCGACTGATTGCCCGGTTCAATCAGGAGCTAGGAGCGGACCTTAAAAACAGCTCCAAATGTGGCGATTTAGTCAAGTATTATCGGTCCGAGCTGGAGGATTTACGGGATAAGGTAAGGTGGTTTTTGGTGCAACGAAGTGTTTGTCCTTACCCTTACAACAACTCCACTTTCCACAGATTACAGTTACCGATGCGGGATGCATTCCAAGCGTGAAAGGTATGATCGATACGGGTCGCAGCAAACTGGCGGAGCTGGACGAGAAGGAGAAGCGATTGGACGGCTGTGCGGAGAAACTGACCGGCCGGATCGAAACGTACCATCAGCTGATGAGGGAGGTGGGCGATAAGATGGCACAGATACGGGTGCTGCAGACCGTGCGCGACTACATGGCACTGATCAAGGACATCGAGAACATAAGCCAGGAGCTGGAGGCGTGCATTAACGGGAAGGACGACAGCAAACCGATCGCCCTGTACGTGGCACTAACCGGACCGAACAGCATCCTCGACCGGATCAGCGGCATCGAGGCACCCCATCTGAAGATGTACGCACGCAACACCGCATTCCACTGGCACGACGTGCTGACGGCAAAGTATTCGACCGAATTCGAAGCCCTGCTGAAGACGATCAAGTGGCCAAACATGAACCAATCGCTGGAGCAGTTCAATCCATCGAAGGAAAACATCTCCAAGCTCGTGCTGCTGGCAGAGTACCTGTTTCTGGTGAAGCTGCCCGGTGATCAGGATCTGCTGAGCGTAAAGCTTACGCCATCCATCATCTGTCCGCACTACACGACACCGGTGGAACTGTTTGTGAAGCTGTTCCGGTTGCGGTTTCAGTTCCACTTCACGGGCAACAAGCAGACGAACCGGCTGGATCGGCCTGAATGGTATCTGACGCAGGTGCTGATGTGGGCGAAGGAAAATCACATCTTCGTCGGGCAGCACTTTCAATCGCCGGCTTTGCGAGCGGGTATCGTTAACAGTAGTGTTAGGGTAAGGAGGCAAAGGAGCTGAGAGCTAGTCGTTAGTGACAGGTGTTAAAATAATGACAAATGCTCTTTCATTGTAGCTGGAATTTGTCCGCGGGCTGGTACAGTTAGCCATCGAGAAGCTGATCGTGGACATTGAGCAAATTATACAGGACGAGGCACTGTTTGCGCATCTCATCGATGAGGTGTTGCCCTTCGAACAGGACCTCAAAACATCCCTCGGATACCCGAACAGCTATCCGAGCGTGGTGTCGGTGCTTGTGCAGCCTGTCTTCTTCGTCAAGTGGATGGCAATTGAGAAGAAATGTACGTATTGTTGGCCGTTTTTGAATTGCATTTGTAACAAACCCCCCACCATTTCCCATTCTCCCCCGCCCAGTCACCACGGATAAGATGGACGCAATGCTCAACACGGCCGATCCGTTCGAGCTGCTCGATCCGGCCAACTTGGATGAGCTGAAAATTCCCAAATGTGCCGACCAGTTCATACGGCTGCTGGATGCAATAAAGGAGCGCTACTGCTGCCTGCCCCAGCCCAGCCAGCAGCTCCAGTTTCTCGAGCTACAGCTCGAGCTGATCGACAACTTCCGGTGCCGGTTGCTGCAGCTGTACAACGATGGCGTCAATCCGACCAAAATTCTAAACGCACTCAACTATCTCACCTCGGTGCTGCGCGAATGGGGCGAAAACGTGCACTATCTTCATCTGCACGCGGCCCTGTACGGTCCCGATGCGGACGAAATTAGCTCCGTGTTTGATCAGAAGATCGAGGAGCTAAACTACTGCCACCAGAAGCTGGTGGAGGAGCTGGTGACGTGGATTGTGCACGAAATTACGGCCCGATCGCGCCCCTACCGGTACGATCGGTGGCCGTCGATGAATCGGCACGACGCGAAGGAGACGCTGATGGTGTCGGCCACGGCTAGCGAGATGTTCCAGGCGACCATCAACCACCTGCACGACATGGAGCAGGAGCTGTCGACGAACGTGTTCATGGTCGTGGTGCGCATGATCGCGACCGAGCTGGACCAGTGGATGATCTCGAGCATGGTGGCGAACACCAAGTTCTCGACCGGTGGTGCGGAACAGTTCCATTTCGACATGACGCGCAACCTGTTCGGGATGTTTAGTCAGTACGCTAAGAAAActaatttattgtttaaacGGTAAGAATGCTGGGGGTGAATGGGGAAATAACTGAGCATATGCCTACTTTCATTCTTTCCTTTGTCTCAACAGCATTAATGATAGCTGCACGCTGCTTACCATGCCACTAGGGTCCGCAATTTTGCTGCGCGAAACGCTACTTTCGCCCACAGGCGACGAAGAGAGCTGGACGCGCGCCCTACAGGAGGTGGGCTTAGCCATCTTCGACCGGAAAGCCACGCTTGATGTGCTCGATCGACGGAACGACATGCCACGGATTGGCTAGGGACGCAGAGATGGATGGATGCAGAATAAAACGAAACCCAAAGCAAAGTGTTTGCTCTCGTTCTCGTTCGGTTATGGGTTAGCGTAGAAATCGTTTGTATGTAATAGCTTTTCTTTAACACAACTAATAGGACATGGTTATCACTAAGCGCCGTGCTGCAAGTCCGGCTTCTTCTTTTCCGACCTACTAAAACAGTTGAGACTCCGGGTGGTTGAGGTGTGCATTTCGATCAGGATCTGATCGAGCGGTTTGCCCTTCGTTTCCGGCACGagcgcaaacacaaacactacgAACGCCGCCGAGCAGGCGGCAAAAATCCAGAACGAAACGTACGTTCCCGCCTCATCCGAGATGAGCTGATACAGCTTGGACACGCCGAAACCAACGGACCCGGCAAACATCGTGTAGATGGCCGCTGCCACCGCTTTCACGTTGGTGGGGAATATTTCCCCCAGAATGGCGAACGGTACCGTCGCAAGGCCGACCGTGTAGAACACGATGTAGATCATGATCACGGCGAGCGGAATCCATCCAATTCCCTCCACGTCAACTTCCTGCTGCAGCAGGAAGAAGTACAGCCCCACGATGAACGTCCCAACGGCACATCCGACGGTGGAAATGAGCAGCAACGGACGACGGCCAACGCGATCGACGATCGAAGACGATAGGGCCGCCGTTACCAGCTGTATCACAGCCATGATGATGGAAGATTCGTGTGCTTTCAGTCCACTGTTTACCTGGTCGAAGATTTGCTGCGAGTACGCAATGACCGCCTGACTGCCACAAAGCTGCTGAAGCGCTCCGAGCCCAAGTATGATGATCAAACTGCGTCGATTGCCACGCGTAAGCAGATCACGGAAGGTGCCCCGGTTTTGCTGCGATCGTTCCACGGCAGCTTGCATCATCCGCAGCTCGTCCTGCACGTCACTCGCCCGGCGAAGCCAGCGAAGGTTCTTTTCCGCCTGTTCGCTGCGTTGCTTCGCAAGCAGATAGTACGGTGATTCGGGCAGCCAAAGGAACAGAGCAAAGAACGTCGTAGGGAATGCAACGGATATC encodes the following:
- the LOC1269743 gene encoding chromatin accessibility complex protein 1 gives rise to the protein MDNDRLTQLPMSRIRTVMKTSPDMGNINPEALFLMCRSAEMFIEYMAKGAHRQGKKSLEYKDLAKCVEEDDNLEFLSQILPKKITVKEYKTLMAKKRDTDDDTDSEEEADEESGNEEANADDDDDDDDDDVVEIVDDDDEDEDDNKKKVRQEQADSEDSASDSGESNSVISIDSSSDEKENSKNVSNKKSPVKHKTGDSP
- the LOC1269742 gene encoding RINT1-like protein, translating into MSDSKSSVDERLIARFNQELGADLKNSSKCGDLVKYYRSELEDLRDKITVTDAGCIPSVKGMIDTGRSKLAELDEKEKRLDGCAEKLTGRIETYHQLMREVGDKMAQIRVLQTVRDYMALIKDIENISQELEACINGKDDSKPIALYVALTGPNSILDRISGIEAPHLKMYARNTAFHWHDVLTAKYSTEFEALLKTIKWPNMNQSLEQFNPSKENISKLVLLAEYLFLVKLPGDQDLLSVKLTPSIICPHYTTPVELFVKLFRLRFQFHFTGNKQTNRLDRPEWYLTQVLMWAKENHIFVGQHFQSPALRAGIVNSSVRLEFVRGLVQLAIEKLIVDIEQIIQDEALFAHLIDEVLPFEQDLKTSLGYPNSYPSVVSVLVQPVFFVKWMAIEKKFTTDKMDAMLNTADPFELLDPANLDELKIPKCADQFIRLLDAIKERYCCLPQPSQQLQFLELQLELIDNFRCRLLQLYNDGVNPTKILNALNYLTSVLREWGENVHYLHLHAALYGPDADEISSVFDQKIEELNYCHQKLVEELVTWIVHEITARSRPYRYDRWPSMNRHDAKETLMVSATASEMFQATINHLHDMEQELSTNVFMVVVRMIATELDQWMISSMVANTKFSTGGAEQFHFDMTRNLFGMFSQYAKKTNLLFKRINDSCTLLTMPLGSAILLRETLLSPTGDEESWTRALQEVGLAIFDRKATLDVLDRRNDMPRIG
- the LOC1269741 gene encoding facilitated trehalose transporter Tret1, whose translation is MGMWESVKDFRKYSNQYLAAFTGTLLMLSVAASYGWTSPTLPLLLSDDSPLPITPDESSWIVSILVLTSIAGPVASAWLIDGFGRKVTLLIAVLPSIVGWILIGVGESVTVLYISRALSGISYGMAYSSMPLYLGEIASDRIRGSIGTLLTVMAKSGILLEYVIGPYVDYRTLAWISVAFPTTFFALFLWLPESPYYLLAKQRSEQAEKNLRWLRRASDVQDELRMMQAAVERSQQNRGTFRDLLTRGNRRSLIIILGLGALQQLCGSQAVIAYSQQIFDQVNSGLKAHESSIIMAVIQLVTAALSSSIVDRVGRRPLLLISTVGCAVGTFIVGLYFFLLQQEVDVEGIGWIPLAVIMIYIVFYTVGLATVPFAILGEIFPTNVKAVAAAIYTMFAGSVGFGVSKLYQLISDEAGTYVSFWIFAACSAAFVVFVFALVPETKGKPLDQILIEMHTSTTRSLNCFSRSEKKKPDLQHGA